A genomic stretch from Microtus pennsylvanicus isolate mMicPen1 chromosome 9, mMicPen1.hap1, whole genome shotgun sequence includes:
- the Nek3 gene encoding serine/threonine-protein kinase Nek3 isoform X4: MPSMDDYTVLSVIGQGSFGRALLVRQESSNQKFAMKEVRLPKSFSDTQKSRKEAVLLAKMKHPNIVAFQESFEAEGHLYIVMEYCDGGDLMQKIKQQKGKLLPEDTILNWFVQICLGVNHIHKKRVLHRDIKSKNVFLTQNGKVKLGDFGSARLLSSPMAFACTYVGTPYYVPPEIWENLPYNNKSDIWSLGCILYELCALKHPIIREYGEQILDETKLSEPKKPKKEGSPSAPQKNATPESPHRQQWESHVPGPALAALEKAPILTSSFTAEDDRGGSVIKYSENRARQQWLKEPPETLLSMLKGADLSLAFETYTIYRPGTEGSLIGPLSEETASDSVDGDHESVILDPERFEPRLDEEDTDFEEDDENPDWVSELKKHVGWKDTPDGNPAEHVPEPCGGDTDAWKRGDD; encoded by the exons ATGCCCAGCATGGACGATTACACGGTCCTGAGCGTGATCGGCCAAGGCTCCTTCGGCCGGGCTCTTCTGGTTCGGCAGGAAAGCAGCAATCAGAAGTTTGCCATGAAGGAAGTAAGACTTCCCAAG TCTTTCTCTGATACACAGAAGTCTAGGAAAGAGGCTGTTCTGCTAGCTAAAATGAAGCACCCCAATATTGTTGCCTTTCAAGAGTCATTTGAAG CTGAAGGGCATCTGTATATTGTGATGGAGTATTGTGATGGAGGGGACCTAATGCAGAAGATTAAACAGCAGAAAGGAAAGTTGCTCCCTGAAGATACG ATACTTAACTGGTTCGTACAAATTTGTCTTGGAGTAAATCACATTCACAAGAAACGTGTGTTACACCGAGATATCAAGTCCAAA AATGTCTTCCTCACCCAAAATGGAAAAGTGAAGCTGGGAGATTTTGGCTCCGCCCGTCTTCTCTCCAG tCCCATGGCCTTTGCATGTACGTACGTGGGAACGCCTTATTATGTGCCTCCAGAAATTTGGGAAAACCTGCCCTATAACAATAAAAG TGACATTTGGTCCTTGGGATGCATTCTGTACGAACTCTGCGCTCTGAAGCATCCA ATCATCAGAGAATATGGAGAGCAGATACTGGATGAAACCAAACTATCTGAGCccaagaaaccaaaaaaagaag GTAGCCCATCAGCGCCCCAGAAGAACGCCACTCCAGAAAGCCCTCACAGGCAGCAGTGGGAGAGCCATGTTCCCGGTCCAGCTCTAGCAGCTTTGGAAAAGGCACCCATCCTTACCTCCAGTTTCACAGCCGAGGATGACAGAG GTGGCTCTGTAATAAAGTACAGTGAAAATCGTGCCCGTCAGCAGTGGCTCAAAGAGCCCCCCGAGACCTTGCTGTCAATGCTGAAGGGTGCTGATCTCAGCCTGGCGTTCGAAACGTACACAATATATAGACCAG GTACAGAAGGATCCTTGATAGGTCCCCTTTCTGAAGAAACAGCATCAGACAGTGTCGATGGTGACCATGAATCCGTCATTCTGGATCCGGAGAGATTTGAACCTCGGCTGGACGAGGAAGACAC GGACTTTGAGGAAGATGATGAAAACCCTGACTGGGTGTCAGAACTAAAGAAACACGTGGGATGGAAGGACACGCCTGACGGAAACCCCGCGGAGCATGTGCCTGAGCCATGTGGGGGAGACACTGATGCCTGGAAACGGGGTGACGactga
- the Nek3 gene encoding serine/threonine-protein kinase Nek3 isoform X2 — MPSMDDYTVLSVIGQGSFGRALLVRQESSNQKFAMKEVRLPKSFSDTQKSRKEAVLLAKMKHPNIVAFQESFEAEGHLYIVMEYCDGGDLMQKIKQQKGKLLPEDTILNWFVQICLGVNHIHKKRVLHRDIKSKNVFLTQNGKVKLGDFGSARLLSSPMAFACTYVGTPYYVPPEIWENLPYNNKSDIWSLGCILYELCALKHPFQANSWKNLILKICQGPIPPLPALYSDKLHFLVKQMLKRSPSQRPSATTLLCRGGLVPLVPKCLPREIIREYGEQILDETKLSEPKKPKKEGSPSAPQKNATPESPHRQQWESHVPGPALAALEKAPILTSSFTAEDDRGGSVIKYSENRARQQWLKEPPETLLSMLKGADLSLAFETYTIYRPGTEGSLIGPLSEETASDSVDGDHESVILDPERFEPRLDEEDTDFEEDDENPDWVSELKKHVGWKDTPDGNPAEHVPEPCGGDTDAWKRGDD, encoded by the exons ATGCCCAGCATGGACGATTACACGGTCCTGAGCGTGATCGGCCAAGGCTCCTTCGGCCGGGCTCTTCTGGTTCGGCAGGAAAGCAGCAATCAGAAGTTTGCCATGAAGGAAGTAAGACTTCCCAAG TCTTTCTCTGATACACAGAAGTCTAGGAAAGAGGCTGTTCTGCTAGCTAAAATGAAGCACCCCAATATTGTTGCCTTTCAAGAGTCATTTGAAG CTGAAGGGCATCTGTATATTGTGATGGAGTATTGTGATGGAGGGGACCTAATGCAGAAGATTAAACAGCAGAAAGGAAAGTTGCTCCCTGAAGATACG ATACTTAACTGGTTCGTACAAATTTGTCTTGGAGTAAATCACATTCACAAGAAACGTGTGTTACACCGAGATATCAAGTCCAAA AATGTCTTCCTCACCCAAAATGGAAAAGTGAAGCTGGGAGATTTTGGCTCCGCCCGTCTTCTCTCCAG tCCCATGGCCTTTGCATGTACGTACGTGGGAACGCCTTATTATGTGCCTCCAGAAATTTGGGAAAACCTGCCCTATAACAATAAAAG TGACATTTGGTCCTTGGGATGCATTCTGTACGAACTCTGCGCTCTGAAGCATCCA TTTCAGGCAAATAGTTGGAAAAACCTTATCCTGAAAATATGTCAGGGGCCCATCCCCCCACTGCCAGCTCTGTATTCCGATAAGCTTCACTTCCTTGTCAAGCAGATGTTGAAAAGGAGCCCTTCCCAGCGCCCCTCTGCTACCACCCTGCTGTGCAGAGGCGGTTTAGTGCCGCTCGTCCCGAAGTGCTTACCCCGGGAG ATCATCAGAGAATATGGAGAGCAGATACTGGATGAAACCAAACTATCTGAGCccaagaaaccaaaaaaagaag GTAGCCCATCAGCGCCCCAGAAGAACGCCACTCCAGAAAGCCCTCACAGGCAGCAGTGGGAGAGCCATGTTCCCGGTCCAGCTCTAGCAGCTTTGGAAAAGGCACCCATCCTTACCTCCAGTTTCACAGCCGAGGATGACAGAG GTGGCTCTGTAATAAAGTACAGTGAAAATCGTGCCCGTCAGCAGTGGCTCAAAGAGCCCCCCGAGACCTTGCTGTCAATGCTGAAGGGTGCTGATCTCAGCCTGGCGTTCGAAACGTACACAATATATAGACCAG GTACAGAAGGATCCTTGATAGGTCCCCTTTCTGAAGAAACAGCATCAGACAGTGTCGATGGTGACCATGAATCCGTCATTCTGGATCCGGAGAGATTTGAACCTCGGCTGGACGAGGAAGACAC GGACTTTGAGGAAGATGATGAAAACCCTGACTGGGTGTCAGAACTAAAGAAACACGTGGGATGGAAGGACACGCCTGACGGAAACCCCGCGGAGCATGTGCCTGAGCCATGTGGGGGAGACACTGATGCCTGGAAACGGGGTGACGactga
- the Nek3 gene encoding serine/threonine-protein kinase Nek3 isoform X3 produces the protein MPSMDDYTVLSVIGQGSFGRALLVRQESSNQKFAMKEVRLPKSFSDTQKSRKEAVLLAKMKHPNIVAFQESFEAEGHLYIVMEYCDGGDLMQKIKQQKGKLLPEDTILNWFVQICLGVNHIHKKRVLHRDIKSKNVFLTQNGKVKLGDFGSARLLSSPMAFACTYVGTPYYVPPEIWENLPYNNKSDIWSLGCILYELCALKHPIIREYGEQILDETKLSEPKKPKKEASGSPSAPQKNATPESPHRQQWESHVPGPALAALEKAPILTSSFTAEDDRGGSVIKYSENRARQQWLKEPPETLLSMLKGADLSLAFETYTIYRPGTEGSLIGPLSEETASDSVDGDHESVILDPERFEPRLDEEDTDFEEDDENPDWVSELKKHVGWKDTPDGNPAEHVPEPCGGDTDAWKRGDD, from the exons ATGCCCAGCATGGACGATTACACGGTCCTGAGCGTGATCGGCCAAGGCTCCTTCGGCCGGGCTCTTCTGGTTCGGCAGGAAAGCAGCAATCAGAAGTTTGCCATGAAGGAAGTAAGACTTCCCAAG TCTTTCTCTGATACACAGAAGTCTAGGAAAGAGGCTGTTCTGCTAGCTAAAATGAAGCACCCCAATATTGTTGCCTTTCAAGAGTCATTTGAAG CTGAAGGGCATCTGTATATTGTGATGGAGTATTGTGATGGAGGGGACCTAATGCAGAAGATTAAACAGCAGAAAGGAAAGTTGCTCCCTGAAGATACG ATACTTAACTGGTTCGTACAAATTTGTCTTGGAGTAAATCACATTCACAAGAAACGTGTGTTACACCGAGATATCAAGTCCAAA AATGTCTTCCTCACCCAAAATGGAAAAGTGAAGCTGGGAGATTTTGGCTCCGCCCGTCTTCTCTCCAG tCCCATGGCCTTTGCATGTACGTACGTGGGAACGCCTTATTATGTGCCTCCAGAAATTTGGGAAAACCTGCCCTATAACAATAAAAG TGACATTTGGTCCTTGGGATGCATTCTGTACGAACTCTGCGCTCTGAAGCATCCA ATCATCAGAGAATATGGAGAGCAGATACTGGATGAAACCAAACTATCTGAGCccaagaaaccaaaaaaagaag CATCAGGTAGCCCATCAGCGCCCCAGAAGAACGCCACTCCAGAAAGCCCTCACAGGCAGCAGTGGGAGAGCCATGTTCCCGGTCCAGCTCTAGCAGCTTTGGAAAAGGCACCCATCCTTACCTCCAGTTTCACAGCCGAGGATGACAGAG GTGGCTCTGTAATAAAGTACAGTGAAAATCGTGCCCGTCAGCAGTGGCTCAAAGAGCCCCCCGAGACCTTGCTGTCAATGCTGAAGGGTGCTGATCTCAGCCTGGCGTTCGAAACGTACACAATATATAGACCAG GTACAGAAGGATCCTTGATAGGTCCCCTTTCTGAAGAAACAGCATCAGACAGTGTCGATGGTGACCATGAATCCGTCATTCTGGATCCGGAGAGATTTGAACCTCGGCTGGACGAGGAAGACAC GGACTTTGAGGAAGATGATGAAAACCCTGACTGGGTGTCAGAACTAAAGAAACACGTGGGATGGAAGGACACGCCTGACGGAAACCCCGCGGAGCATGTGCCTGAGCCATGTGGGGGAGACACTGATGCCTGGAAACGGGGTGACGactga
- the Nek3 gene encoding serine/threonine-protein kinase Nek3 isoform X1: protein MPSMDDYTVLSVIGQGSFGRALLVRQESSNQKFAMKEVRLPKSFSDTQKSRKEAVLLAKMKHPNIVAFQESFEAEGHLYIVMEYCDGGDLMQKIKQQKGKLLPEDTILNWFVQICLGVNHIHKKRVLHRDIKSKNVFLTQNGKVKLGDFGSARLLSSPMAFACTYVGTPYYVPPEIWENLPYNNKSDIWSLGCILYELCALKHPFQANSWKNLILKICQGPIPPLPALYSDKLHFLVKQMLKRSPSQRPSATTLLCRGGLVPLVPKCLPREIIREYGEQILDETKLSEPKKPKKEASGSPSAPQKNATPESPHRQQWESHVPGPALAALEKAPILTSSFTAEDDRGGSVIKYSENRARQQWLKEPPETLLSMLKGADLSLAFETYTIYRPGTEGSLIGPLSEETASDSVDGDHESVILDPERFEPRLDEEDTDFEEDDENPDWVSELKKHVGWKDTPDGNPAEHVPEPCGGDTDAWKRGDD from the exons ATGCCCAGCATGGACGATTACACGGTCCTGAGCGTGATCGGCCAAGGCTCCTTCGGCCGGGCTCTTCTGGTTCGGCAGGAAAGCAGCAATCAGAAGTTTGCCATGAAGGAAGTAAGACTTCCCAAG TCTTTCTCTGATACACAGAAGTCTAGGAAAGAGGCTGTTCTGCTAGCTAAAATGAAGCACCCCAATATTGTTGCCTTTCAAGAGTCATTTGAAG CTGAAGGGCATCTGTATATTGTGATGGAGTATTGTGATGGAGGGGACCTAATGCAGAAGATTAAACAGCAGAAAGGAAAGTTGCTCCCTGAAGATACG ATACTTAACTGGTTCGTACAAATTTGTCTTGGAGTAAATCACATTCACAAGAAACGTGTGTTACACCGAGATATCAAGTCCAAA AATGTCTTCCTCACCCAAAATGGAAAAGTGAAGCTGGGAGATTTTGGCTCCGCCCGTCTTCTCTCCAG tCCCATGGCCTTTGCATGTACGTACGTGGGAACGCCTTATTATGTGCCTCCAGAAATTTGGGAAAACCTGCCCTATAACAATAAAAG TGACATTTGGTCCTTGGGATGCATTCTGTACGAACTCTGCGCTCTGAAGCATCCA TTTCAGGCAAATAGTTGGAAAAACCTTATCCTGAAAATATGTCAGGGGCCCATCCCCCCACTGCCAGCTCTGTATTCCGATAAGCTTCACTTCCTTGTCAAGCAGATGTTGAAAAGGAGCCCTTCCCAGCGCCCCTCTGCTACCACCCTGCTGTGCAGAGGCGGTTTAGTGCCGCTCGTCCCGAAGTGCTTACCCCGGGAG ATCATCAGAGAATATGGAGAGCAGATACTGGATGAAACCAAACTATCTGAGCccaagaaaccaaaaaaagaag CATCAGGTAGCCCATCAGCGCCCCAGAAGAACGCCACTCCAGAAAGCCCTCACAGGCAGCAGTGGGAGAGCCATGTTCCCGGTCCAGCTCTAGCAGCTTTGGAAAAGGCACCCATCCTTACCTCCAGTTTCACAGCCGAGGATGACAGAG GTGGCTCTGTAATAAAGTACAGTGAAAATCGTGCCCGTCAGCAGTGGCTCAAAGAGCCCCCCGAGACCTTGCTGTCAATGCTGAAGGGTGCTGATCTCAGCCTGGCGTTCGAAACGTACACAATATATAGACCAG GTACAGAAGGATCCTTGATAGGTCCCCTTTCTGAAGAAACAGCATCAGACAGTGTCGATGGTGACCATGAATCCGTCATTCTGGATCCGGAGAGATTTGAACCTCGGCTGGACGAGGAAGACAC GGACTTTGAGGAAGATGATGAAAACCCTGACTGGGTGTCAGAACTAAAGAAACACGTGGGATGGAAGGACACGCCTGACGGAAACCCCGCGGAGCATGTGCCTGAGCCATGTGGGGGAGACACTGATGCCTGGAAACGGGGTGACGactga